The genomic segment GACTGATCGCCGGAGGACCGTTAGGGTCGGCGGTATGAGTGACGCGGAGACGTTGTTCGAGAAGATCATCGCCAGGGAGATCCCGGCCGAGATCGTGCACGAGACCGAGAACACCCTCGCCTTCCGGGACATCCAGCCCCAGGCCAGGGTGCACGTGCTCGTCGTGCCGAAGAAGCGGTACCGCAACCTCGCCGAGTTCGCCGCCGCCGACCCGCACGGGCTGGCCGAAGTGGTCGCCACCGCCGCGAAGGTGGCCGAGCTCGAGGGCATCACCACCAGCGGCTACCGCGTGGTGTTCAACACCGAGGGTGACGCCGGGCAGACGGTCTTCCACGTCCACGCCCACGTGCTCGGCGGGGAACAGCTCGGCCACTTCGGCACCGCGAGGTAACCACCTGCGCCGCCGGGCCGCCTACCGCTAGCATCGTGGGTGACCAAACAACTCACGACCAGCGACGCAGCGCAGAAAGCAGGCCCGAGGCCCAGTGGCCGGTACCGCACCGGGTGGAGCCGCCCGATCCGAAGTCCCGCGTGACGACCAGCAGGTCGAGGCGGCAGCCACGCCGGACGCGAAGTCCCGATTCCCCATTCCCGACGCCGCCGCGCTGACCCTGCTCGGGTCACGGGACGAGAACCTGCGCGTCGCCGAAGAGCTGCTCACCGCCGACGTCCACGTCCGAGGCAACGAAGTCACCCTCACCGGTGACCCGGCCGACGTGGCCTTCGCCGAGCGCGTGTTCGCCGAACTGGTCACCCTGGCCGGGCGCGGCCAGCAGGTCGACCCCGGCACCGTGCGGCGCACGGTGGCCATGCTCTCCGCCGGTGGCTCCGAATCGCCCGCCGACGTGCTCAGCATGGACATCCTGTCCCGCCGCGGGCGCACCATCCGGCCCAAGACGCTGAACCAGAAGCGCTACGTCGACGCGATCGACAAGCACACGATCGTCTTCGGCGTCGGCCCGGCGGGTACCGGCAAGACCTACCTGGCCATGGCGAAGGCCGTGCAGGCGCTGCAGGGCAAGCTGGTCACCCGCATCGTGCTGACCCGGCCCGCGGTCGAAGCCGGTGAGCGGCTGGGGTACCTGCCCGGCACGCTCAACGAGAAGATCGACCCGTACCTGCGCCCGCTCTACGACGCGCTGCACGACATGGTCGACCCCGAGTCGATCCCGCGGCTGATGCAGGCGGGCACGATCGAGATCGCGCCGCTGGCCTACATGCGCGGGCGCACCCTCAACGACGCCTTCATCATCCTGGACGAGGCGCAGAACACCACGCCGGAACAGATGAAGATGTTCCTCACCCGCCTCGGTTTCGGCTCGAAGATCGTGGTCACCGGTGACATCACCCAGGTCGACCTGCCCAGCGGGCAGCGCAGCGGCCTGCGGGTGGTGCGCGAGATCCTCGAGGGCGTGGACGACCTGCACTTCGCCACGCTGACCAGCCAGGACGTGGTCCGCCACCGCCTGGTCGGCGACATCGTCGACGCCTACGAGAAGTGGCAGGCCGTGCAGGACGCCACCGAGCCGAAGAACGGCTGGAAGGGCCAGCGCCGGTGAGCATCGAGATCGCGAACGAGTCCGGCGTCGGGGTCGACGAGACGTCCATCGTCTCGGCGGCCCGCTTCGCGCTGGACAAGATGGAGGTCAGCCCGCTGGCCGAGCTGTCCGTGCTGCTGGTCACCCTGGACGTGATGGAGGACCTGCACGAGCGCTGGATGGACCTGCCGGGCCCGACCGACGTGATGGCCTTCCCGATGGACGAGCTGGACAGCACCCGCCGTCCCGACGCCGCGGACGCCTCACCCGCCCTGCTCGGCGACATCGTGCTCTGCCCGGCGTTCGCGAAGGACCAGGCGCACACCGCCGGGCACTCGCTGACCGAGGAACTGCACCTGCTCACCGTGCACGGCGTGCTGCACCTGCTCGGCTACGACCACGCGGAACCGGCCGAGGAGAAGGAGATGTTCGGGCTGCAGAAGCGCATCCTGAACGAGTTCCGCGCGGCTTCCGCGGCGGCCCGCAGGCAGGACGCGCAGCGCAACGCCGACGACCGGCTGCTCGGCACCGCCGGGCTGGACCGCGTGGCCGACCCCGGCGAAACCGGCTGAGCCGATGACCAGCTCGACCTCCCTGCTGATCATCGCCGTGGCCCTGGTCCTGTTCGGCGGGGTGTTCGCCGCGGCGGACGCCGCGGTGAGCACGGTCTCGCAGGCCAGGGCCGAGGGCATGGTGCGGCTGGGCCGGGCAGGCGCCCGCCAGCTGGTCGCGGTGATCGCCGAGCGCCGTCGCCACATCAACCTGCTGCTCCTGCTGAGGCTGGGGTGCGAGCTGACCTCGACGGTGCTGGTCACCGTGGTGTTCCTGCGCTGGATCGAGCCGGTCTCGCTGGCCGTGGTGGTGGCGGGCGTGGTGATGATCCTGGTCAGCTACGTGCTGATCGGGGTCGGCCCGCGCACCATCGGGCGCCAGCACCCGTACCGCGTCGGCCTGGTGGTCGCCGGGCTGGTCCGCGCGCTCGGCACCGTGCTCGGCCCGCTGAGCAAGCTGCTGATCCTGCTGGGCAACGCGATCACCCCGGGCAAGGGCTTCCGCGAAGGCCCGTTCACCTCCGAGGTCGAGCTGCGCGAGCTGGTCGACCTCGCCCAGGAACGCGGTGTGGTGGAGGACTCCGAGCGCGAGATGATCCACTCGGTGTTCGAGCTGGGGGACACCGTGGCCCGCGAGGTGATGGTGCCGCGCACCGAGATCGTCTGGATCGAGCAGGGCAAGAGCGTGCGCCAGGCGCTGGCGCTCTCGCTGCGGACCGGGTTCACCCGCCTGCCGGTGATCGACGAGTCGGTCGACGACATCGCCGGCGTGGTCAACATCAAGGATCTGGTGCGGGCCTCGATGGCCGACGGCGGCGCCACGCGCGAGGTGCGCGAGCTGATGAACCAGGCGAGTTTCGTGCCGGACTCCAAGCGGCTCGACGAGCTGCTCAAGGAGATGCAGGTTTCGCGCCACCACCTGGCCATCGCCATCGACGAGTACGGCGGCACCGCCGGCCTGCTGACCATCGAGGACATCCTCGAGGAGATCGTCGGCGAGATCACCGACGAGTCCGACGCCGACGAGCGGCCGCCGATCGAGGCGCTGGACGAGTCCTCGGTGCGCGTGTCGGCGCGCCTCGGTGTGGACGACCTCGGTGAGCTCTTCGGCATCGAACTGGACGACCACGACGTGGAGACCGTCGGCGGGCTGCTCGCGCAGCGCCTCGGCCGGGTGCCGCTGCCCGGCGCGGAAGCCGAGGTCGCCGGGCTGCGGCTGCACGCCGAGGGCGGCAAGGACCGGCGCGGCCGGATGCGGATCACCACGGTGGTGGTGCGCGCCAGCGACGACCGGATCGCCGGGCGGCGCGTGCGCGTGCCGCGCGAGGAACGTGACGAGCAGGACGAACGGGATCGGAGCGTGGAGCATGCCTGACCACGAGCTCGGGGCCGAGGACGAGAAGATCGTCCTCCTCGCCCGCTCGGCCAGGGCGCGGAACGGCGCGAACGAGGGGGCCGCGGTCCGGGACACCGACGGCCGCACCTACTCGGCCACCACCATCGACCTGCCCTCCTTCCAGCTCACCGCGTTGCAGGCGGCGGTCGCCGCCGCGGTGTCGAGCGGGGCCGAGGGCCTGGAGGCGGCCGCCGTGGTCTCCCCGGAGCCGGGCTTCCGGGAGCAGTCGGTGCACGCCGTCCGCGATGTTTCGGCGAATGTCCCCATTTTTCGCGCGGACCCTTCCGGAACGGTGCTGGAAGTGCTGCGCTAGGCCGTGACCTGACCACTCGCCGACGTCGCGGGAGAACGTGTGGATTTCGGGATCTTGGGACCACTCGAGATCACCGGTGTGCCCAGCGGCACGATCAGCGCGGGCAGGCAGCGCTGCCTGCTGGCCATGCTCCTGCTCGAACCGGGGCAGGTGGTGCCGCTGGAGCGGATCGCCGACGCGCTCTGGGGCGAGGACTGGCCGGACACCGTGCGCAACGCCGTGCAGGTGGTGGTTTCGCGGCTGCGGCGCTCCTTCGCCGGGCACCCGGTGCAGATCCTGGCCAGGGCCAACGGGTACCTCATCGACGTCCCGCCGTCCCGGGTGGACCTGCACCGCTTCCGCGCGTGGGTGGCCAAGGCGCGGGAACTGGCCTGGCACGACGACGCGACGGCGGCCGAGTTGTTCCAGCGCGCGCTGTGCCTGTGGCGCGGGGCGCCGATGGCCGGGGTCGAATCCGAGCTGATCTCCGAGCGGATCGCGCCCGCGCTCGAACACGAGCGGGTCGGCGCGCTGCTCGACTACCACGACGCGGTGCTCCGGCTGGACCGTGCGGCCGAGCTGGTGCCCGCGCTGCTCGCGCTCACCCACGAGCACCCGTTCGAGCAGCGGCTCTGGGCGCAGCTGATGATCGCGCTGCACCGCACCGGCCGCACCCGCGACGCGCTCGCCGCCTACCGCAGGCTGCACCGGCGGCTCAGCCGTGAACTCGGCCTGGAGCCGACCGCCGAGCTGAAGGCGCTCGAACAGGCCGTGCTGCGCGGGGATTCGCTGCGGCACCAGCCCGTGCGGCAGCACCGGACGCCACGCCGTGAGGCGTTCGACGGCCCGGCGCAACTGCCGCCGACGGTGGGTGACTTCACCGGCCGCACCGCCGAACTCGACGAGCTGGTCCGGACGCTGACCGCGCCGGGGGAGGCCGTGCCGGTGGTGACGCTGGCCGGGCAGGGCGGGGTCGGCAAGACCACGCTCGCCGTGCGGGCCGCGCACCTGGTCACCGAGCACTTCCCGGACGGCCAGCTGTACGTCGACCTCTGCGGCACCCAGGACGCGGTGCGGGACCCCGCCCGCGTGCTGGCCAACTTCCTGCTCTCGCTCGGGGTGGACGGCGGGGCCATCCCGGACGACCTGGCCGACCGGTCGGCGTTGTTCCGCAGCAAGCTCGCCGGCCGGAAAGTACTGGTACTGCTGGACAACGCGGCGGACGAGGAGCAGGTTCGCCCGCTGCTGCCCGGTTCCGCGGGCTGCGCGGTGGTGGTCACCAGCCGCGCGCGGCTCAGCGGCCTGGAGGGCGGGCGCTCGCTGGACGTGGAGGTGTTCACGCCGGAGCAGGCGTGGGCCTTCCTCGCCGGGGTCGTCGGCCAGGACCGGATCGACGCCGAACCCGGTGCGGTCGCGGAGATCACCCGGCTCTGCGGTTACCTGCCGCTGGCGGTCCGCGTGGCCGGGGCGAAGCTGGTCGCGCGGTCGCGGCTGGGCATCGGGCAGCTCGCGGCCCGGCTCGCCGACGAGTGCGGCAGGCTCGACGAACTGGTGGCGGGCGATCTCGCGGTCCGGGCGAGCCTGGCCCTCAGCTACACCGGGCTGCGGCCGGATGAGCAGCGCGCACTGCGGTTGCTCGGCCTGCTCGACGTCACCGACTTCGCGTCCTGGGTGTGCGCCGCCGTGCTCGACGTGTCCGCCGCCGAGGCGGAAAGCACGCTGGACGCGCTGGTCGACGTGCACCTGGTGGAGGTCGTCGGCATCGACGTCTGCGGCCAGACGCGGTACCGGCTGCACGACCTGACCCGGCTCTTCGCCAGGGAACGCGCCGAGGAGAGCGAGCCGCCGGAGGAGACCGAGGCGGCGCTGGGCCGGGCGCGCACCGCGTGGCTGGCGCTCGCCGAAGCCGCCGACGACCTGCTCGACAACCGCACGCTGGAACGGATCTCGAACTGCCCGGACCGGGAACGGCTGGCCGCCGAGGAACCGGAGATCCTGGGCGGCAACGCGGCGGGCTGGTTCGACGTGGAGGCCCGCAACCTCCAGGCGATCGTCGCCGGTCGCGCGCGCGGGCCGATCGGCTGGCAGATCGCCGAAGCACTGGTCGGCTACTTCGAATACCGCGTGCTCGGGCAGGACTGGGAACGCACGCACCTCGCCGCGCTGGAACGCTGCGAAGCCGAGGGCGACCGGCTCGGCGCGGCGGTGCTGCTGCGGGGGCTGGCCGATCGCGCCTGGGGCCGCGGCAGCGCGGACTGCCTGCGGTACGCCCGCAAGGCCGAGCGGTTGTTCGCCGAACTCGGGCACGACACCGGGCGCTCGCAGGCGTTGTCACTGCTGGGATTGGGCCTGCGACTCGAAGGCGCCTACGACGAGTCGATGGCCGCCTACGCCGAAAGCCGGCGGCTCAGCGGGGAGCAGGGCAAGCACCGCACCACGATCATGTCGCTGATCAACGAATCGATCATCCACCGCGTCCGCGGCGAGGCCGACCAGGCGCTGCGGTGCGTGCTGGAGGTCCGGCGGCTGGCCGGGGCCATCGGGTTCGCCAGGGCGGAGGCCGAGGCGTGGATGCGGCTGGGCAACCTCCGCCAGGACCGGGGCCAGTGGGACGAGGCGGTGGACGCCTACCGCACCGCCGCGGCCGGGTTCCGGCGGCTCGACCACGCCGGTTTCCACACGCTCACCCTGACCCACCTCGGTGACCTGCACCTGCGCACCGGCGACCTGCACTCGGCCGAGGACACGCTCGAGCAGGCGGTCGAGGCGGCGGCCAACTACCGGCACCACTCGAGCAGCTTCCTGCCGATGGAGCTGCTCGCCGAGGTCCACCTCGAACAGGGCCGCTACGACCTCGCGGCGGCCGAGCTGACCGGGTACGTGGCCGAATACCGCGAGCGCAGGCTGGTCGCGCGGCTGCCCGGCGCGCTGGCGAAACTCGGTCGCGCCCGGCACGGAACCGGACAGGTGGCCGAGGCCGTCGAAGCCTGGACCGAAGCCAGGGCGCTGCACCTCGAACTGGGCAACCGCGCCGGCGCCGCCGAGCTCGACGAGCTGCTCGGGGGGATCACCGAATCGACCGCGTGAGGCGTCAGGGAGGATGGGCGGATGAGCACCACCACCCACCGCTCCGGTTTCGCCTGCTTCGTCGGCCGCCCGAACGCGGGCAAGTCCACGCTGACCAACGCGCTGGTCGGCACCAAGGTCGCGATCACCTCGAGCAAGCCGCAGACCACCCGGCACGCGATCCGGGGTGTGGTGCACCGCGAGGACGCGCAACTGGTCATCGTGGACACGCCGGGCCTGCACAAGCCGCGCACGCTGCTCGGCGAACGGCTCAACGACATCGTGCACTCGACCTGGTCCGAGGTGGACGTGGTGGGCTTCTGCGTGCCAGCCGACGAGAAGGTGGGCCCCGGTGACCGGTTCATCGCCGCCGAACTGGCCAAGATCGCCCGCCGCACCCCGGTGATCGGCGTGGTCACCAAGACCGACCTGGTGCCGAAGGAACGCGTGGCCGAGCAGCTGCTCGCGCTGCAGAACGTGATGGAGTTCGCCGAGCTGGTGCCGGTGTCCGCGGTCGACGGCTTCCAGGTGCAGACCCTCGCCGACCTCCTGGTGCGGCGCCTGCCCGAGGGGCCGCAGCTCTACCCGGACGGTGACCTGACCGACGAGCCGGAGCAGACGCTGGTCGCCGAGCTGATCCGCGAGGCCGCGCTCGAAGACGTGCGCGACGAGCTGCCGCACTCGATCGCGGTGACGGTCGAGGAGATGCTGCCGCGCGAGGGCCGGGACGACCTGATCGACGTGCACGCGTTCCTCTACGTGGAGCGCCCCAGCCAGAAGGGCATAATCCTGGGGCACAAGGGGGAACGGCTCAAGCAGGTGGGCGCCACCGCCCGGCGGCAGATCGAGGCGCTGCTCGGCACCCGGGTCTACCTCGACCTGCACATCAAGGTGGCGAAGGAATGGCAGCGTGACCCCAAGCAGCTGCGGCGGCTGGGTTTCTGATTCTGGTTCTCTGATTCGAGGAGGGGGCGGATGACCGGTCCGTTTCAGCAACCGCCTGGTTACGGCTACGGGCCGGGGTACGGCCCGCCGAACTACGGGCCGCCACCGGAGAACCACCTGGTGTGGGCGATCCTGACCACGATCATGTGCTGTCTGCCGCTGGGCGTGGTGGCGATCGTGAAGTCGAACCAGGTGCACTCGCTGTGGTTCTCGGGGCAGTTCGAAGCCGCGCACAAGGCGGCGAACGAGGCCAAGAAGTGGGCCATGTGGTCGGCGCTGACCATGGTCATCCTGTTCGTGCTCTACATCCTCGTCTTCGTGCTGATCCTCGGGTTCGGCATCTTCGGGGCGGCTTCGTTATGAGCCAGGCGACGGGGGAGTACACCGGGGTCTACAACGGGATCCCGGCGCGCACCTTCGCCGAACGGGCCAGGGCGCTGGGCCCGCCCGCCGCGGTGGTCGCCGCCGGGGCCGCCGGGTGCGTCGCGGTGCTGCTCGGCGATCCGACCACGCCCGGCGGTTTCCTGCCGGTGTGCCCGACGCATTCGCTGCTGGGCATCGCGTGCCCCGGCTGTGGCGGGCTGCGGATGATGTACAGCCTGCTGCACGGGGACCTGCTCGGGGCGCTGCACTACAACGCGCTGTCGTTGGTCGTGGTGCTGCTTTCGGTGTGGAGCATCACCGCGTGGGCGGTCGGCCGGTGGCGGGGGCGGTGGGTGAACAGCTGGCTGCACTGGCGGTGGACGCCGCTGGCGTTCGGGGTGGCCTTCACCGTCTGGTTCGTGGTGCGCAACCTGCCGTTCGCGCCTTTCGACTCCCTCTACGTGTGAGGCGAGTTAGGCTGCGTCGCCGAAACAGGTGATCTTCCCAGGGGGACGCAGTGACCACTCCGCAGGACCAGCCCGAGCTGACCACCCGCCTGCAACCGCCGCTCGCCGGCGGACAGCCCGCGCCGCCCGCTCCGCCCGCCGAAGAGGACCGCACGCAGCGCGTGTCCCCGGAGGGCATCTTCCCGCCCGCCTTGGACGAAGCCGGGGTGACCCAGCGGCTCTCGAGCGAGGAAACGCAGCGCGTGTTCGGGGACCAGCCGGGAATGACGCAACGCATCAACCACCCCGCACCGCAGGGCGGGGGACAACCCGGTTCGGCCGCGCACCCCGGGCATGGACCGAACTCCGGCCCGATGGCACAGGTCGGCTGGTCGCCGCAGCCGGGCGCCGGGCCACAGCCCGGTTCGGCACCGCAGGTGGGCGACGCAACGCGATCCGGCTCGGCGACGCAATCCGGGTGGTCGCCGCAGCCGGGCTTGGCGCACGCCGGGCATGGGCCGCAGTCGGGTTCGGTGATGCAGGCGGGCGACGCAGCGCAATCCGGTCCGATGGCGCAGCCAGGTTGGTCGCCGCAGTCCGCTTCGGTGGCGCAAGCCGGGCAGGCTTCGCCTTCCGGGTCGGTGGCGCCGGTCGGCCAGGCGCCGGGATCGCCGGTGGGGCAGGGATTCCAGACCGGTCCGTACTCGCAGACCGGGCTGTCGCCGCAGTCGGGGTCGGTGCCGCAGGCGGGGCAGTCCGGGCCGTTGCCCCAGGCCGGGTTGGCGCAGCAGTCGGGCCCCTTCCCGGTGCCGGGGCAGGCGCAGCAGTCAGGGCCATTCCCCGCGTCTGGGCAGGCGCCGCAGGCGGGTTCGTCGCAGTCGGGGGCCTTTCCGGTGCCGGGGCAATCGCCGCTTTCCGGGCAGTCGTCGCAGTCGGGGTCGTTTCCCGTGGCCGGGCAGGGGGCGCAGTTCGGGCCGCCGTCGGCGAATGGGCGGGAATTGGCGAGTTGGGGGCAGCGCGCCGGTGGTTATTTGCTTGATCTGGCCCCGATTCTCCTCGTGGTGCTCGCCGGCGGGCTGGTGATGATCAGCTCGATCACCACGGGCGCGATCATCATGGGAGTGGGCTGGCTCGGCGGCCTGGTCTGGGTGGTGCTCAACCGGTGGGTCAAGGGCGGCAGGACCGGCCAGTCCTTCGGCCGCCGCGTGGTCGGGATCAAGCTCGTCGGCGAGCAGAGTGGCGCGCCGATCGGGGCGGGATCCGCCTTCCTGCGCGATTTGTGTCACGCCGCCGATTCCGCCGCCTGCTACGTCGGTTTCCTCTGGCCGTTGTGGGACGAGCGCAACCAGACCTTCGCCGACAAGATCGTCAAAACGATCGTCGTCACAGTGCCGAAGGGAAATAGCTGAAAGCGGGGGCGGAACCGGCGCCCTTCGCCTAGCGTCCTATCGCGACGTCACCGCGTTCCGGTGCCTGCGCGCCGGGCGGTGCCGGGCAGCGAGTACGCTCCCGCGCACCGGCCTGCTCTGCAGTGGCGACCGCGGTGACCTGTTCAACCCGAATGCAGTGAGCGAGGGGGAAGCCCCATGACCAATCCCTACGGTCAGCAGCAGCCGTACGGCCAGCAGCCCGGCCAGCCGCAACCGGGCTACGGCCCCCCGTCGGGTGCGACGCCTGCCCCGTACGGTCAGCCGTCGCCGCCGTACGGTCAGCCCGCTCCCTACGGTCAGCCCTCGCCGCCCTACGGCCAGCCTTCGCCCTTCGGCGGCGGCCCCGGCATGGGCGGCCCCGGCATGGGTGGCCCGGTGCAGGACATCCCGGACTACAAGGGCTGGGCCATCGCTTCACTGTTCCTCGGCGGCGTCCTGCTGGGCATCTTCGCGATCATGAAGTCGAACGAGGTCGGCCAGTACAAGATGCAGGGCAACTACGCCATGGCGGAACAGGCTTCGCGGACCACCAAGACGATCTGCCTGATCTCCACCATCCTCGGCGGGCTCGGCTGCGTGATCGGCCTGATCGTCTTCATCGCCGCCATGGCCTCGATTTGATTTCCACCGTTCACCGTTCCAGTTCCCCTGGGGGAGTTCTTCGATGACCAATCCTTACGGCCAGCCGGGTTACGGCCAGCAGCCCGGCGGCTACGGCCCGCCGTCCGGCGGGATGCCCGCGCCCTACGGGCAGCCCGCGTACGGCGCCCCCGGCGGCGGTTTCGGCGGCCCGCCCGGGATGGCGGGCGGCGGCCACGACATCCCCGAGTACAAGGGCTGGGCCATCGCCTCGCTCTTCCTCGGCGGGGTCATCCTCGGGATCTTCGCGATCATGAAGTCCAACGAGGTCGGCCAGTACAAGATGCAGGGCAACTACCCGATGGCCGAGCAGGCCTCGCGGACGACCAAGACGCTGTGCCTGGTCTCCACGATCCTCGGTGGCGTCGGCTGCGTGATCTCCATCATCGCCATCATCGTCGCGATCGCGGCCGGTACCGCGGCCTACGACAGCTACAGCACCTACAGCACGTACAGCAGCAACTACTGCGACTACACCACCTCCTGCTGACCGGCGGCGGTGACTCACTGACGCGGCGGCACCCGTGCCGCCGCGTCAGGTTTTTCCCGGGGCCGCCGGCACCTGGTGCCGACCCGGCAGTGAGACGATAGGCCGGTGAGCCGTCTCTACCGCGACACCGGAGTGGTGCTGCGGACCTACAAGCTCGGCGAGGCCGACCGGATCGTCAGCTTCCTGACGCGGCGGCACGGCAAGGTCCGTGCCGCGGCGAAGGGTGTCCGCCGCACCAACTCGCGGTTCGGCGCCCGCCTGGAGCCGTTCGTCCACGTCGACGTGCAGTTCCACACCGGGCGCACCCTCGACGTGGTGACCCAGGTGCAGACCCTGGACGCGTTCGCCATGCCGATCGTCTCCGACTACCCGCGCTACACCTCGGCCAGCGCCATCGTGGAGACCGCCGACCGGCTCACCGTCGAAGAGGGCGAGCCCGCGCTGCGGCTGTACCTGCTCGTCGTCGGTGCCCTGCGAGCGCTGGCGGACGGCGAGCGCGACTCCTCGCTGGTGCTCGACGCCTTCCTCCTGCGCGCGATGGCCTTCGCCGGCTGGGCGCCCGCGATCGACGAATGCGCGCGCTGCGGTGACCCCGGTCCCCACCGGGCGTTCAGCGTGGCCGGTGGCGGCGCGATGTGCCCGCGCTGCCGGATGGCCGGTTCCGTGCACCCCTCACCGGAGATCTTCCAGTTGCTCGGCGCGCTCCTGCACGGGGACTGGGAGACCGCGGACGCCGCCGCGCAGAACACCCGCCGCGACGCCAGCGGACTGGTCGCCGCGCAGTTGCAGTGGCACCTGGAACGCCAGTTGCGGTCCCTGCCACTGGTGGAGAGACGTGCCCGCGATGCCGAGGTCACCGGGAAGTAGGGTCGGGTGCGATAACCCGTCTGAATGAATCGGAGGACGACCAGTGCGGCTCAGGGGACGCTCCACACCGGCGTCGCAGGTCCCGCTGCGGGCGCCCGAACCGCATTCCTCCGGTGAGCGCCCGCCGGAGATCCCGGCCGAGCTGGTGCCCCGGCACGTCGC from the Amycolatopsis magusensis genome contains:
- a CDS encoding CD225/dispanin family protein — translated: MTNPYGQQQPYGQQPGQPQPGYGPPSGATPAPYGQPSPPYGQPAPYGQPSPPYGQPSPFGGGPGMGGPGMGGPVQDIPDYKGWAIASLFLGGVLLGIFAIMKSNEVGQYKMQGNYAMAEQASRTTKTICLISTILGGLGCVIGLIVFIAAMASI
- a CDS encoding CD225/dispanin family protein, with protein sequence MTNPYGQPGYGQQPGGYGPPSGGMPAPYGQPAYGAPGGGFGGPPGMAGGGHDIPEYKGWAIASLFLGGVILGIFAIMKSNEVGQYKMQGNYPMAEQASRTTKTLCLVSTILGGVGCVISIIAIIVAIAAGTAAYDSYSTYSTYSSNYCDYTTSC
- the recO gene encoding DNA repair protein RecO, which encodes MSRLYRDTGVVLRTYKLGEADRIVSFLTRRHGKVRAAAKGVRRTNSRFGARLEPFVHVDVQFHTGRTLDVVTQVQTLDAFAMPIVSDYPRYTSASAIVETADRLTVEEGEPALRLYLLVVGALRALADGERDSSLVLDAFLLRAMAFAGWAPAIDECARCGDPGPHRAFSVAGGGAMCPRCRMAGSVHPSPEIFQLLGALLHGDWETADAAAQNTRRDASGLVAAQLQWHLERQLRSLPLVERRARDAEVTGK